The sequence below is a genomic window from Bactrocera neohumeralis isolate Rockhampton chromosome 4, APGP_CSIRO_Bneo_wtdbg2-racon-allhic-juicebox.fasta_v2, whole genome shotgun sequence.
TCAGTCACAATGAGCACTAGTCGTTTTGCAGGCGCTTCCAAATGTATTGGCTTTTGCGGCTGCAAACCAGCTATGATTGGTGaacgaaaatatataacaaatatggAGCCAAGTAATAATAAATGCACCACAATCGCGTTGATTATCcacatttttaagttttaaaggGCTGTTGGTTGttgaaaattcataattaattaGAGATTTCGCTTATTACTTTCTATACATACGTGGTTATTGTTTAAACGCTGCACACAATCAATTGATTTCGTATTAATAtctaattgaatttattttattatttttatgcctcattgcttgtttttattcacaaatttagTAACAAACCGGATTAATGTTTTATAGCAAACAGAAGTTTTCTCTTtgcaacaaataacaacaatcagctgattgtaaGAGTTAATCAGTTATCGATAATATTCATGGTTGCATCAGCACCAAAGGAGAAGCCGGAAACGGTATATGCTATCGAAATGGCGTTAATTTAGTTGTGTTGcgttcaaatttaaataaaaatcaaaattaataaataatatatattctaaataaaatgttttaagtaagttttaaaattagtataattacataaataaaataaaaatcagaaaaccattaattaaaataaattaataaactaaattttttttggctatCTATATTCATAGTAATTTTGAATACCGCTTTTTGGTTGGCTAACTACTTACCAattacttgtttaaaaaatatccaGAATTAAGTGTTCTAAGTAAGCGCACTCgtgttaattttattaaaaaatgctcAATATAACAAAGCTTTATCCTACACTTTGCAACATTtcactacatatacatatgtactatatatgattACAATATAAACtactttttaattgttatattcagatatgcatttttttctaaaatttcaactactttttcaacaatttctgcGTTAAACGATCTACGGCTGAAGTGGGTGCCTGCTGTTCAAGTGCTGCATCCTTCTCCTCCTCTAAAGCCCGTGCTTTTGCTTCTTCAATTTCccgttgtttttgtatttgtcgGAATTCAGTCGGTGTCAGCATGCCACGCAACACCGTCTCATAAGTGACACTAACACCTTTAACAGACATTTTACGATATAATTTCCAACACTCGCGCTCCTTCAACGTGCGCACGTACTCCGGGTAGATATATTCCTCGTTTTGTTTGTCCTTACTTGCAAGCTCCGCTGTGCCTTTCGCGGTGGTTTGCGTGCTATCCGCAACATTGTTAGCATTTGAGTCCCTACTATCGCTGCTTTCCAAGTTTGCAGTGGCATTTGTTGTCATTGCATTGTTGCCATTTGTTTCATTCATGAAAATTGATACTGGCGGTGCTGTTGGTGGTCGGTTGGAGCGTAAGCGTGCAGCTAATGGTGCAATCGAGCCACGACGTATCATATGTGAATATTCCTTTGTAGCTAATTGAAAGTTTGGTGGATAGTTCTCTTGGAAGGAAACTGGCAAGTATAAGTAagtaaatatactttttgttagGGATGGTAATAAGCAATAATCGAAATATTGggagaatattttaattttttatatgtataaatttactggagttttattaaaactttttattttaattatttaatttataagtttactaaagttttattaaaaaatcaaataattttaagctagagttttattaaacaatttgaTATTTAAGTCTACTTCAAAAGTACTAATAATTTGATATGTGatttgctaaaaattaaaaataatcgaattgtaattaaatttaataaataaaaaataatataattaaaattcatcgtgaaaaaagttaataattttttaaaaatttttaaaatttaaatatttttcttacaaaatatcagttaaaaaaattaataaacacaaCTGTAAACAgggtatcgaattttttatttaaaatccattatgattaaaaatttgattttcaaaacaccaatttttaaaaaacaataattaaattttcaatttctattttGCAATATAAAATCTTAATTTCAATTCCAACAAATTTCAAATCTATCCCAACATCTtgaattaaaaactcaaaacataatttttatccaattttttatgaaaataataatatcaataatttACACATAATTGATAGATTCGATAACAAACTAATGCAATTTAAATCGATTAAATTGCCCCCAAACCTGATACACTCACCTGATTTACCCGTTTTCCGCAATGTAGGTGCACCAGTGCTACGCGAACGTTCTGCATTGCGCTGCCCAGTTTCCGGTGGGCTATCTTCCTTTTCCGAATCACTGCCCTCAGAGCTGACAAGCGAAACCAGTGTAATCACATCGACCGCCAATGTGGAACGTGTACGCGGTATTGACTGTTTTTTACCATTAACACCATTCAAATCGAAGAGTACATCATCATCAGTTTTATCACAAACACTGGCGTTGCGCGTGATTGGCTTACGACGACGCAATTTACGTTTCTGAAACGCAAACACACCTTTGGCATTCTCATCGAGCGAACGCGAGCGCACCGGCGCGGACATAGCACGCACCAAAGGCGGACGACGCTGTACGATTAGCGATGGTGCAGCGTTGAATGCGCCACCACTTGTATTGGAGGTCAAAGGCGCGGCAACTAAGTCCTCCTGCTGATTAATAACAACAGTGGCGTTATGTGCGGTGGGCACACTGGCTGCTAAGTTAACGCTTGTATTTAGTGTGACATTGCGACTAGAACGATATTGTGCACGCCGCTGTTGGACAGTATCAttggcagttgttgttgtggcgttAGCGGCAACAGCTGTAGGCGCAAGAGTACGAGCAGGCAAATCGCTGCGTAGCGTTcgcgttgttgctgtttttcgcTAATGCGTAAATAATTAAGTGTATACATGTgcatttgtaagtatgtatgtaggctatattaagaatttattttaattataattttattgccaTCTTACTTTGTGTTCGGTGATTTCAGAAGCGCTTTCGATATCACTGGTATTGGACTCGTTGCCGTTTGTCGACTTGTAATTAATGGCATGTGAAAGCACAATATTCAAATTCACTTTACTGTTATGCCGCTTGAGTGTTGGCGAGGAATTTGCAGCTTTACCTTGATGCTCGGATGGTGGCAGCAGCGTATTTGACTCGCCGCTGAGACTTTCCGCCCTATAAATGCGAAAGTAATGCATATGAATTACCGTTACAATTTACATGCACAAGCATGCTCATGTCATGTAAGTTAACTGTCAGCATTTTCAAGTGAAAGTACTATAATAAGAAGTGGATATATTAAGAGTTCAACGGCAATTGTCCAACCCCGAGCACTGGCACTCAAAAGCGAACATTACAAAGATTTTTAATAGGTTTTTATAAATATCCAAAATATTTGTTGCATGACGATTGGGCAACGCCTCAGCGCTATGACATCAATTGCATGCTtaagtaggtatgtatgtacatataaacagagCTTATGAAGAAAGCTGCTTGTGTGctgaagaatattaaaaaatcatataattgTTATGTTGCTGAAGCCATCACAATTGATTGATTTATGCAATCGGTAACGGCAAAAAGGAAATTATATTTACGACTATCATGTCAgttttgtagatatgtatgtataaatcgtatttatacatatgtatatataagtatgtatattatataagtaacTACATTCAAATATCCGCATGCAACATTTCAATTTATCgtagttattgcattttttccTTTGAGGTTATGTTATTTGTAAGTGCTgatgaaaatagtattttaaacacacacacacaaatgcactCATCTACTGTTATTATTGTAATGTCAGTAtgcaaaaattgtttacataccACCACATTCACTCTTACGacaatgtgtgcgtgcgtgtgggTGTCCGTGCTGAGTtctaaaaataaagcaataattgTAGAGTGCTCACTAGAaactataaaagtaaaaatatggtTCAATGAACGATATCGTGATTTCAGACACTAGATATTTACAGTTACTAACTATTAAATGAAATTGAGCTCAAAACTATTATGGCATACACAACGGTACTTTTCAtgtttagtatatatgtacatacacacattattTGCGAGAATATAATAAGTTTTGCTGTCTTTTGACCCATTTACCCATAAATTGAATAACAAAAGTTGGATATAATTTGATTCAAAGTAGATTAAATTACATAAATGCGTGAAAGGGAATGGcgaagttaaaaaacaaaaaaaaaaaaaaaaaaatgctaactTCGGTTGTTCCGAAGCTATAAGAcctttcaaatatatgtacatagataaaaaaaaatacaaacgatttcttacaagaacttgattttgattgatcagtttgtatggcagctttatgctatagtgactcgatttaaaca
It includes:
- the LOC126756072 gene encoding uncharacterized protein LOC126756072, which produces MALSLSTRQAVSQMPSTAWARQSQQQQQRSPSQPRASMHLRLQKQHSFSEANRTQPMGAGGGGHLLAARRAGSGYLTRGLSVDRSLESIRQKSAAAHETQSKRINTRKSAKSAGVGLKSFKNTTIGEGKYGYARAGSTSSLLKSLDKELKEVNGQLGQRYGRNSACVPTNSEDPTEAESLSGESNTLLPPSEHQGKAANSSPTLKRHNSKVNLNIVLSHAINYKSTNGNESNTSDIESASEITEHKRKTATTRTLRSDLPARTLAPTAVAANATTTTANDTVQQRRAQYRSSRNVTLNTSVNLAASVPTAHNATVVINQQEDLVAAPLTSNTSGGAFNAAPSLIVQRRPPLVRAMSAPVRSRSLDENAKGVFAFQKRKLRRRKPITRNASVCDKTDDDVLFDLNGVNGKKQSIPRTRSTLAVDVITLVSLVSSEGSDSEKEDSPPETGQRNAERSRSTGAPTLRKTGKSVSFQENYPPNFQLATKEYSHMIRRGSIAPLAARLRSNRPPTAPPVSIFMNETNGNNAMTTNATANLESSDSRDSNANNVADSTQTTAKGTAELASKDKQNEEYIYPEYVRTLKERECWKLYRKMSVKGVSVTYETVLRGMLTPTEFRQIQKQREIEEAKARALEEEKDAALEQQAPTSAVDRLTQKLLKK